The following DNA comes from Pseudomonadota bacterium.
CGGACGATCGAGGAGAATGGGTGTCGCCACCTCGCCCGGGCAGATCGCGGTGGCGCGGATGCCGTTCACGCATTCCTCGCGGTTGAGCGACATGGTCATCACCACCACGCCGTGCTTGGCCGCTGAGTAGCCGCCGCCGGCCATCGCCGATTCGAAGCGGCCGGCCCAGGAGGCGATGTTGATGATCTGCCCGGCCTTGCGCCGACGCATCGCCGGGAGCACGGCCTGAATGCAATAGAAGGTGCTGTTGAGGTTGGTGCTGACCAGATTGTCCCAGTGTTCCGGCGTCAGGTTTTTCCAATAGCGCTCCTTGACGTTGCCGCCGGCGCTGTTGACGAGGATGTCGAGAGGCCCGTGCTCCTGGGCGATCTTGGCGGCGGCCTCGGCGACCGCCTTGGCCTTGGTCACGTCCACCGCCAACGCGGTCGCCTTGCCCCCCTGCTTGGCGATGACGTCGACCGCCTCGTCCAGCTTCGCCTGGCGGCGCCCGGAGAGGATCACCCGCGCGCCTGCCTCTGCCAGCTCCTTGGCACCGGCGAGTCCGATCCCGGTGCCGGCACCGGTGATCCAGACGAGCTTGTCGTCGAGC
Coding sequences within:
- a CDS encoding SDR family oxidoreductase, with protein sequence MGTLDDKLVWITGAGTGIGLAGAKELAEAGARVILSGRRQAKLDEAVDVIAKQGGKATALAVDVTKAKAVAEAAAKIAQEHGPLDILVNSAGGNVKERYWKNLTPEHWDNLVSTNLNSTFYCIQAVLPAMRRRKAGQIINIASWAGRFESAMAGGGYSAAKHGVVVMTMSLNREECVNGIRATAICPGEVATPILLDRPVPPGPDELARMLQPDDLGRTIRFVAEMPAHVCINEILMAPTWNRGFLGGKDLERR